A single genomic interval of Rosistilla ulvae harbors:
- a CDS encoding glycosyltransferase family 39 protein has protein sequence MRTGRVATWQLVLAASVVFLVALVLRLPSCFDSLWVDELHTAWTIWGDFSDVPSRARLGNQSPVYFAVLWLWHQVFGDAEVVLRLSSVLLVACSCALLVVGVYRLHRDLLLGLLAGGLLAVDRNSIFFGTELRPYAAVILLSTLLVLVCAGALDRRRFWRAIALVVTVAALFWTHYTALLVAAGVLVAFAVKQIVRQRWSGASVASVAVDALLVWSAVGIAAAVEYRAIVQLWGRRGEWEAFAVPRPLNGANSLSENLSVGFGDIGAMWPWGPAFLIPLALLVLARLAGARFRMRRWLPFVAAVVLVTLVAYGLATMKVSAVWHRRYIVGLLPVLAWGSAALWLTAIRGIFVSLRRTRFSGRYLSSTAVTLSAVLVPIVVLLFWQGTLENLLRRDLHLVHRREDWRSAVAAIDELRVVGQPVAVDAGLIEAKRWERDRGEGRGAESPMFLRYLCCPVNNIYPLREVVPLAGVSEGELLRFRQQSADRSSSDREMLWIIARVPQRRHEAVAELLQSFASRQSDRAAGGKRFEYTTRSFGGVLVIQWRVE, from the coding sequence TTGCGCACAGGTCGGGTTGCTACGTGGCAGCTTGTGCTGGCGGCGAGTGTTGTCTTTTTGGTCGCTTTGGTTCTAAGGCTTCCTTCCTGCTTCGATAGCTTGTGGGTCGACGAACTGCACACGGCGTGGACGATCTGGGGCGACTTCAGCGATGTTCCGTCGCGAGCTCGGCTGGGGAATCAGTCTCCCGTCTACTTCGCGGTGTTGTGGTTGTGGCACCAGGTGTTCGGCGATGCCGAGGTCGTCTTGCGTCTTAGTTCGGTCTTGTTGGTTGCGTGCAGTTGTGCGCTATTGGTCGTTGGCGTCTATCGGCTGCATCGCGATCTGTTGCTTGGGCTGTTGGCTGGCGGGCTGTTGGCAGTCGATCGGAACAGCATCTTTTTTGGCACCGAACTGCGTCCCTATGCTGCGGTAATTCTGTTGTCGACGCTGCTGGTGTTGGTCTGCGCTGGTGCTCTCGATCGTCGCAGGTTTTGGCGAGCGATCGCATTGGTTGTTACCGTCGCCGCTTTGTTCTGGACGCACTACACAGCGCTGTTGGTGGCTGCGGGAGTCTTGGTTGCGTTTGCGGTGAAGCAAATCGTCCGGCAGCGTTGGAGCGGTGCTTCGGTAGCGAGTGTTGCTGTCGACGCGTTGCTGGTCTGGAGTGCTGTCGGCATTGCGGCGGCTGTGGAGTACCGCGCGATCGTTCAGTTGTGGGGCAGGCGAGGGGAGTGGGAAGCGTTTGCCGTTCCGCGGCCGTTGAACGGGGCGAATTCGCTGAGCGAGAATCTGTCGGTCGGCTTTGGCGACATCGGCGCGATGTGGCCTTGGGGGCCAGCGTTCTTGATTCCGTTGGCCTTGCTGGTGCTTGCCCGTTTGGCAGGGGCTCGGTTTCGAATGCGGCGGTGGCTTCCGTTTGTCGCAGCGGTTGTGTTGGTCACCTTGGTTGCGTACGGATTGGCGACGATGAAGGTCTCCGCCGTTTGGCATCGTCGCTACATCGTCGGCTTGTTGCCGGTCTTGGCTTGGGGATCAGCAGCGCTCTGGCTCACCGCGATCCGAGGGATTTTTGTGTCGCTGCGGCGGACTCGATTTTCTGGTCGGTATCTGTCTTCGACCGCAGTCACGCTATCCGCTGTTTTGGTTCCCATCGTCGTGTTGCTCTTCTGGCAGGGAACGTTGGAAAACCTGCTGCGTCGCGATCTGCACTTGGTGCATCGACGCGAGGACTGGCGGTCTGCGGTTGCTGCGATCGATGAGTTGCGAGTTGTGGGCCAACCGGTCGCCGTCGATGCGGGCTTGATCGAAGCGAAACGCTGGGAACGGGACCGAGGCGAGGGACGCGGCGCCGAATCGCCGATGTTCCTTCGGTATCTTTGTTGTCCCGTCAACAATATCTATCCACTGCGCGAAGTCGTTCCGTTGGCTGGCGTCAGTGAAGGGGAACTGCTTCGCTTTCGTCAGCAATCGGCCGATCGGAGTTCCTCCGATCGCGAGATGCTATGGATCATCGCTCGCGTTCCGCAGCGGCGTCACGAAGCGGTCGCTGAACTGTTGCAGTCGTTTGCCTCGCGTCAATCAGACCGCGCCGCCGGCGGCAAGCGCTTCGAGTACACCACGCGCAGCTTCGGCGGCGTGCTCGTGATCCAATGGCGAGTCGAGTGA
- a CDS encoding DUF423 domain-containing protein, with product MNANQASGIAVRRVLMIAGLLGASGIMAGAFTAHGLETWLIDQGYEEVAAKRVGQADVGVRYHLLHAVALVAMAAVAGHYNRGKYLTIITLMTLGTLLFSGSLYLLVALNLPVMGAITPLGGLAWIAAWIMVALPRKSND from the coding sequence ATGAACGCAAACCAAGCCTCTGGAATCGCGGTCCGCCGCGTTCTGATGATCGCCGGTCTTCTAGGAGCCAGCGGAATCATGGCCGGCGCTTTCACCGCTCATGGGCTGGAGACCTGGTTGATCGATCAGGGGTATGAAGAAGTCGCCGCCAAGCGAGTCGGACAAGCCGACGTGGGCGTGCGATACCATCTGCTGCACGCGGTCGCGTTGGTCGCCATGGCAGCGGTCGCTGGACACTACAACCGCGGTAAATATCTGACGATCATCACGCTGATGACTCTCGGCACCCTGCTCTTCAGCGGCAGCCTGTACCTTCTGGTCGCACTCAACCTTCCCGTGATGGGAGCGATCACGCCGCTGGGCGGACTCGCCTGGATCGCCGCCTGGATCATGGTCGCTCTGCCACGCAAGTCAAACGACTGA
- the gatC gene encoding Asp-tRNA(Asn)/Glu-tRNA(Gln) amidotransferase subunit GatC, with translation MAISLDQVRKLALMARLELSDDELGTITPQLEDIVAFVDKLMELDTDGIEPMVHAVETVNRWVPDQLGDSLSREQALANAPNHDEECFLVPPVMG, from the coding sequence TTGGCTATTTCACTCGATCAGGTCCGCAAACTCGCGCTGATGGCTCGTCTAGAGCTGTCCGATGACGAGCTGGGTACGATCACGCCCCAGTTGGAAGATATCGTCGCGTTTGTGGACAAGCTGATGGAGCTCGATACCGATGGGATCGAGCCGATGGTGCATGCTGTCGAAACCGTCAACCGCTGGGTACCGGACCAGTTGGGCGATAGTCTGTCGCGCGAGCAGGCCTTGGCTAATGCTCCGAATCACGACGAGGAATGTTTTCTTGTGCCGCCGGTCATGGGTTAA
- a CDS encoding superoxide dismutase [Ni], which translates to MRNTIYFAMAMLLAFTAKSGSAHCEVPCGIYDDERRFVSMIEDHSTIEKAIAQIDELAGKHDAQDLNQLVRWVTTKEDHATRIQQTIAQYFMTQRLKADGENYTKKLTTAHAVMVAAMKCKQTAAPESAVALKKAIHDFYRAYEGKEPHLHP; encoded by the coding sequence ATGCGTAACACAATCTATTTCGCGATGGCAATGTTGCTGGCGTTCACCGCGAAATCGGGCAGCGCTCACTGCGAAGTTCCCTGCGGTATCTACGACGACGAACGACGTTTCGTTTCGATGATCGAAGACCATTCGACCATCGAAAAGGCGATCGCTCAGATCGACGAACTCGCCGGCAAGCACGACGCTCAAGACCTGAACCAATTGGTTCGTTGGGTCACGACGAAAGAAGATCACGCGACGCGAATCCAACAAACGATCGCTCAATACTTCATGACACAACGCCTGAAAGCCGACGGCGAAAACTACACCAAGAAGCTGACCACCGCACACGCTGTGATGGTTGCCGCGATGAAGTGCAAGCAAACAGCTGCCCCCGAATCCGCCGTGGCACTCAAGAAAGCGATCCACGACTTCTACCGCGCCTACGAAGGCAAAGAACCTCACCTGCACCCCTAA
- a CDS encoding threonine aldolase family protein, protein MIDLRSDTVTRPTAAMRQAMADAEVGDDVIDIDPTVQRLEQRTAELLGKEAAIYMPSGSMTNQIAIRVHCGRGEEFLCEADCHVYNYEQGAFASLSGLVARTIQGDSGVLRPDQVRGMVRPENDHSVRTRMITLENTHNRGGGRVQPFENVKAICDWAQQQGLTRHLDGARLWNAVAATGIDEATWAAEFDSVSVCFSKGLGAPVGSALVGSREFIQEARRTRKLFGGGMRQAGIIAAGALYAIEHHRGCLVDDHAHAQLLAEAVRDSPGMDLPTPTVDTNIVIASVDPAWGTAAEFRDQLAAADVSVMAFGPQAVRFVTHRDVDRAQIDRACQAIRTVAQKNRTSVAT, encoded by the coding sequence ATGATCGATTTGCGAAGTGATACCGTGACTCGGCCAACCGCTGCAATGCGGCAGGCAATGGCGGACGCCGAGGTTGGCGACGACGTGATCGATATCGATCCCACGGTTCAGCGATTGGAGCAGCGGACGGCGGAACTGCTTGGCAAAGAAGCGGCGATCTATATGCCCAGCGGTTCGATGACCAATCAGATCGCGATTCGCGTTCATTGCGGCCGTGGGGAGGAGTTTCTTTGCGAAGCCGATTGCCACGTCTACAACTATGAGCAGGGAGCGTTTGCGTCGCTCAGCGGTTTGGTCGCGCGAACGATTCAGGGCGACTCGGGCGTGTTGCGTCCGGATCAGGTTCGCGGCATGGTCCGCCCAGAAAATGACCATTCGGTGCGGACCCGAATGATCACGCTGGAGAACACTCACAATCGCGGCGGCGGTCGCGTGCAGCCGTTTGAAAACGTGAAGGCGATCTGCGATTGGGCCCAGCAGCAAGGTTTGACGCGGCATCTCGACGGCGCGCGATTGTGGAATGCCGTCGCCGCGACGGGGATCGATGAAGCGACCTGGGCGGCTGAGTTTGATTCGGTCAGCGTCTGCTTCAGTAAAGGCTTGGGGGCTCCCGTCGGATCGGCGTTGGTCGGCAGTCGCGAATTTATTCAGGAGGCGCGGCGGACTCGGAAGCTGTTCGGCGGCGGGATGCGACAGGCTGGCATCATTGCCGCCGGTGCGCTGTATGCGATCGAGCATCACCGCGGTTGTTTGGTGGACGACCACGCGCATGCTCAATTGTTAGCCGAGGCGGTTCGCGATTCGCCCGGCATGGATTTGCCGACGCCCACGGTCGACACAAACATCGTGATCGCATCGGTCGATCCCGCTTGGGGAACGGCGGCCGAATTTCGGGATCAGTTGGCGGCGGCGGACGTATCGGTGATGGCCTTCGGTCCGCAAGCTGTCCGGTTCGTAACGCATCGGGATGTCGATCGGGCGCAGATCGATCGGGCTTGCCAAGCGATTCGCACAGTCGCTCAGAAAAACCGCACGAGCGTGGCCACTTGA
- the gatB gene encoding Asp-tRNA(Asn)/Glu-tRNA(Gln) amidotransferase subunit GatB, translating to MLSVDQPYEIVIGLEVHVQLRTTTKLFCRCATQFGAPPNTNVCPVCLGMPGALPVINEHAVQLALQTGLALGSTIPPMTKWDRKQYFYPDLPKGYQISQFDLPICDGGHLTIADPADESQTRTIRLIRAHLEEDAGKSMHDEANGRADSRIDLNRCGTPLLEIVSQPDMRSAAEAKAFLTELKLLLTYLDVSDCEMQEGSLRVDANVNLKIEKAGDTIATPIVEIKNMNSFRAVERAIAHEAQRQYHEWEETGLTIKDRTKRTFGWDDAAERTVPQREKEEAADYRYLPDPDLLPICLSVETVEATRVALAEFPAVARQRLQSDYEIKAYDADVIVNQGRGVVEYFEAVAKGSGDARRASSWIQQDVLRTMKEQGKGIADFAVSADTLAELLGQVSAGKLDNARARDVFQHLLEKRGSVAEAIKALGIESVDAGEIESLCQELLDANPQVVEDVRGGKMQAIGSLIGQAKKKNPNVNPKQFREICLQLIQSAG from the coding sequence ATTCTTTCCGTGGACCAGCCTTACGAAATCGTGATCGGTTTGGAGGTGCATGTTCAGCTGAGGACAACGACCAAGTTGTTCTGCCGCTGTGCGACTCAGTTCGGTGCGCCGCCGAACACGAACGTCTGCCCGGTCTGCTTGGGGATGCCTGGTGCATTGCCGGTGATTAACGAACATGCGGTTCAGTTGGCGCTGCAGACCGGTCTGGCTCTTGGCAGCACGATCCCGCCGATGACCAAGTGGGACCGCAAGCAGTACTTTTATCCCGATCTACCCAAGGGCTATCAGATCAGCCAATTCGATCTGCCGATCTGCGATGGTGGTCACTTGACGATCGCCGATCCCGCCGATGAATCGCAAACTCGCACGATTCGGTTGATCCGCGCCCACTTGGAAGAGGATGCTGGCAAGAGCATGCACGACGAGGCCAACGGGCGGGCTGACAGTCGGATCGATCTGAACCGCTGTGGCACTCCGTTGTTGGAAATTGTTAGCCAGCCCGACATGCGCAGCGCGGCCGAGGCCAAAGCGTTTCTGACCGAACTGAAGCTGTTGCTGACCTACTTGGATGTCTCTGATTGCGAGATGCAGGAGGGAAGTCTGCGGGTCGATGCGAACGTGAATCTGAAGATCGAGAAAGCTGGCGATACGATCGCCACGCCGATCGTCGAGATCAAGAACATGAACAGCTTTCGCGCCGTCGAACGCGCGATCGCTCACGAGGCGCAGCGTCAGTACCACGAATGGGAAGAGACGGGGCTGACGATCAAGGATCGCACCAAGCGGACCTTCGGTTGGGACGATGCTGCGGAACGCACGGTCCCGCAGCGCGAGAAGGAGGAGGCGGCTGATTATCGCTATCTGCCCGACCCCGATCTGCTGCCGATCTGTTTGTCGGTGGAGACCGTTGAAGCGACGCGAGTCGCGTTGGCAGAATTTCCAGCGGTCGCTCGCCAGCGTTTGCAATCCGATTACGAGATCAAAGCCTACGATGCCGACGTGATCGTCAATCAGGGCCGCGGTGTGGTGGAGTATTTCGAAGCGGTTGCCAAGGGGAGCGGCGACGCGCGGCGTGCCAGTTCGTGGATCCAGCAGGATGTGCTGCGAACGATGAAGGAGCAGGGGAAGGGGATCGCCGATTTTGCAGTCTCTGCCGACACGCTAGCGGAACTACTTGGCCAGGTTTCCGCTGGAAAACTGGATAACGCGCGAGCCCGCGACGTTTTTCAGCATCTATTAGAGAAGAGAGGAAGCGTTGCCGAAGCGATCAAGGCGTTGGGGATCGAATCGGTCGACGCGGGCGAAATCGAATCGCTTTGCCAGGAATTGCTCGACGCCAATCCGCAAGTCGTGGAGGATGTGCGAGGCGGGAAGATGCAAGCGATTGGTTCGCTGATCGGTCAAGCTAAAAAGAAGAATCCCAACGTAAACCCGAAGCAGTTTCGCGAGATCTGTTTGCAGCTGATTCAATCGGCCGGGTAA
- a CDS encoding Rpn family recombination-promoting nuclease/putative transposase — MDEDPEESDDRLKNPHDRFVRRLLGDTDHVRELVRWQLPAEVVAELDLETLVPAKETFVDKTLRGGLSDLVFQVELAGGGDAFVMLLFEHKSVVDEQAVFQVLRYMVAINEQRQRNGQPLCCVIPLILYHGVRSWNAPRRLPELIHAPAAFRGYIPDFDMPLLDLSGCSDAELRRESVFLAYMTLLKYIRRDELPERLPEILSLFHRLLPPATAIESIETVLRYLVVGTDRVSRQELVTVFTRVMQSEGASAMPTIAEEWKEEGRQEGRQEGRQEGRQEGAMIGQVLAYQQFLGRPTSGEEALLAMEAGDLRALFEQLDAEFRKLRR; from the coding sequence ATGGATGAGGATCCGGAGGAGAGTGACGATCGGCTGAAGAACCCGCACGATCGGTTTGTGCGGCGGTTGTTGGGCGACACCGATCATGTCCGCGAGTTGGTGCGGTGGCAGTTGCCGGCGGAGGTGGTTGCAGAGTTGGATCTTGAGACGCTTGTGCCGGCTAAGGAGACGTTTGTCGATAAAACGTTACGGGGTGGGCTCTCGGATTTGGTTTTCCAGGTGGAGTTGGCAGGCGGTGGGGATGCGTTTGTGATGCTGTTGTTCGAGCACAAATCGGTTGTCGACGAGCAGGCGGTGTTTCAAGTGCTCCGTTATATGGTCGCGATCAACGAGCAGCGTCAACGCAACGGTCAGCCGCTTTGTTGTGTGATTCCCTTGATTTTGTATCACGGTGTGCGGTCGTGGAATGCTCCGCGGCGGTTGCCTGAACTGATTCATGCACCCGCGGCTTTTCGCGGTTATATTCCCGACTTCGACATGCCGCTGCTCGATTTGAGCGGCTGCAGCGACGCGGAGTTGCGGCGAGAATCGGTCTTCCTCGCCTACATGACGCTGCTAAAATATATACGGCGGGATGAGTTGCCGGAGCGTTTGCCCGAGATCCTGTCGCTATTTCACCGCTTGCTGCCGCCAGCGACGGCGATTGAGAGTATCGAGACAGTTCTTCGCTATCTCGTGGTCGGCACCGACCGCGTCTCGCGGCAAGAATTGGTGACTGTGTTTACTCGCGTGATGCAATCCGAAGGAGCATCGGCTATGCCAACAATCGCAGAAGAATGGAAAGAAGAAGGTCGCCAGGAAGGACGTCAAGAGGGACGTCAAGAGGGACGTCAGGAAGGAGCAATGATTGGTCAGGTCTTAGCCTATCAGCAATTTCTTGGTCGGCCGACTTCCGGTGAAGAGGCGTTGCTGGCGATGGAGGCAGGCGATTTGCGTGCGCTGTTTGAACAGTTGGACGCGGAGTTTCGCAAGCTGCGTCGTTAA
- the gatA gene encoding Asp-tRNA(Asn)/Glu-tRNA(Gln) amidotransferase subunit GatA, producing the protein MTIPLDSAAKLLGLLASGELTARQATQASLDRIAATDPEVGAFTFVNTEAALAAADSIDQRRRDGQPLGALAGVPIAVKDVLCTTDMPTTCSSRMLEKHMSPYDATVVARLRAADAVIVGKTNMDEFAMGASTETSAFGKTTNPWNPSLTPGGSSGGAAACVAAGDVPLSLGSDTGGSIRQPAAFCGITGLKPTYGRVSRYGLIAFASSLDQVGPMAFDAVDCATLLNAIAGVDASDSTSLPVETPDFTAGLDRIEGELRIGIVKHHLEAEGLDPEVRQAVDDAIEVFRDAGAKIVEVELPHSDYWVPTYYVIAPSEASSNLSRYDGAHYGHRSPVAASEAGDRGPLVATYCRSRGEAFGAEVKRRIMIGMYALSAGYGDKYYVKALQVRRLIRQDFDSAFQNVDLLLGPVTPTPPFAMGEKIDDPLQMYLCDLFTVGANLAGIPALSMPGGLTSNNLPIGIQLQAPPLQEAKLLQAAAAFQRATDWHTKRPL; encoded by the coding sequence ATGACTATCCCGCTCGATTCTGCCGCCAAGCTGTTGGGGCTGTTGGCATCTGGTGAGCTCACCGCGCGTCAGGCGACTCAGGCGTCGTTGGATCGGATCGCAGCGACCGATCCCGAAGTCGGCGCCTTCACGTTCGTCAACACCGAAGCGGCGTTGGCTGCTGCCGATTCCATCGATCAGCGACGACGCGACGGCCAGCCTTTGGGGGCTCTCGCCGGTGTTCCGATCGCCGTCAAGGATGTGTTGTGTACAACCGACATGCCGACGACCTGTTCGTCGCGAATGTTGGAAAAACACATGTCGCCTTACGACGCAACGGTTGTCGCCCGATTGCGTGCTGCCGATGCTGTGATCGTCGGCAAGACGAACATGGACGAATTTGCGATGGGAGCCAGCACCGAAACGAGTGCGTTTGGCAAAACCACCAACCCCTGGAACCCAAGCCTCACGCCCGGCGGCAGCAGCGGCGGCGCGGCGGCTTGTGTCGCCGCGGGCGATGTCCCGCTCTCTCTTGGCAGCGACACCGGCGGTTCGATCCGCCAGCCCGCTGCGTTTTGTGGCATCACGGGGCTGAAGCCGACCTACGGGCGTGTCAGTCGTTACGGCTTGATCGCTTTTGCCAGCAGTCTCGATCAGGTCGGGCCGATGGCGTTTGATGCCGTCGATTGTGCGACGCTGCTGAATGCGATTGCCGGTGTCGACGCCAGCGACAGCACTTCGCTGCCTGTCGAAACGCCCGACTTCACCGCGGGGTTGGATCGCATCGAGGGTGAGTTGCGGATCGGTATCGTCAAGCATCACTTGGAGGCTGAGGGGCTCGATCCAGAGGTCCGCCAGGCCGTCGACGATGCGATCGAGGTCTTTCGCGATGCGGGAGCGAAGATCGTCGAAGTGGAGTTGCCGCATTCGGACTACTGGGTGCCGACCTATTACGTGATCGCCCCGAGTGAAGCGAGCAGCAATCTTTCCCGCTATGACGGCGCCCACTACGGACACCGCAGTCCGGTCGCAGCGAGCGAAGCGGGAGATCGTGGTCCGTTGGTCGCCACTTATTGCCGCAGCCGCGGCGAAGCGTTTGGCGCAGAGGTCAAGCGGCGGATCATGATCGGGATGTATGCTTTGAGCGCCGGTTACGGCGACAAGTATTATGTGAAAGCGTTGCAGGTCCGCCGACTGATCCGCCAGGACTTCGATTCGGCTTTCCAAAACGTCGACCTGTTGTTGGGCCCGGTGACTCCCACACCGCCATTTGCGATGGGAGAGAAGATCGACGATCCGTTGCAGATGTATTTGTGCGACCTTTTCACTGTCGGCGCGAACTTGGCCGGCATCCCCGCCCTTTCAATGCCCGGCGGGCTGACTAGCAACAACCTGCCGATCGGGATCCAGTTGCAGGCCCCGCCGCTGCAAGAGGCCAAGCTGCTGCAAGCTGCCGCCGCATTCCAACGCGCTACCGATTGGCATACTAAGCGTCCTTTGTAA
- a CDS encoding response regulator transcription factor: MTDPAAETQSKADAPKILIVDDDNEIVDSIRYALEANGYQVVVARDGNQGLALAERENPQLMILDMMMPKRSGFLVLEKLRRVREEPLPVVMITGNEGSRHKAYAELLGVSDYIRKPFAMDKLIASVANLLAQT, translated from the coding sequence ATGACTGATCCTGCTGCCGAAACTCAGTCGAAAGCCGATGCTCCAAAGATCCTGATCGTCGACGACGACAACGAGATCGTCGATTCGATCCGCTACGCTCTCGAAGCCAACGGGTACCAGGTGGTAGTGGCGCGAGACGGCAACCAGGGACTCGCGTTGGCCGAGCGAGAGAATCCGCAACTGATGATCCTGGACATGATGATGCCCAAGCGCAGCGGATTCCTGGTTCTGGAAAAGCTTCGCCGCGTCCGCGAAGAACCGCTGCCAGTCGTCATGATCACCGGCAACGAGGGAAGCCGACACAAGGCGTACGCCGAACTGTTGGGCGTCAGCGATTACATTCGCAAGCCGTTTGCGATGGACAAATTGATCGCCAGCGTCGCGAACCTACTGGCCCAAACCTAA
- a CDS encoding RNA polymerase sigma factor codes for MSTAFLSDLRNQTVAELVTAAQAGDRLAFGELFDRYRPQVIGLAIRRLGSVDEAEELAQDVFVQAMQKIDQLRVPEAFGGWVRQIVHRMAINRFTRRPRAVACDPVTLDATCFDSGTPEDVAIDRENAAYIHEGLGRLGDMDRQTLEAFYLDGQSLIEMSDAFDAPVGTIKRRLHVARKRLAKELDVLQAV; via the coding sequence ATGTCTACGGCATTTCTTTCGGATCTGCGAAATCAGACCGTTGCCGAATTGGTAACCGCCGCTCAAGCAGGCGACCGGCTCGCATTTGGTGAATTGTTCGACCGCTACCGGCCTCAGGTCATCGGGTTGGCGATTCGTCGCTTGGGTAGCGTCGACGAGGCTGAAGAGTTGGCACAGGACGTGTTTGTGCAAGCGATGCAAAAGATCGATCAGTTGCGAGTGCCAGAAGCCTTCGGCGGCTGGGTTCGTCAGATCGTGCATCGGATGGCGATCAACCGGTTCACTCGGCGGCCTCGCGCCGTCGCGTGCGACCCGGTGACGCTCGACGCAACTTGCTTTGATTCGGGAACTCCCGAGGATGTGGCGATCGATCGCGAGAACGCCGCCTACATCCACGAGGGCCTGGGCCGACTTGGCGATATGGATCGGCAGACGTTGGAAGCGTTTTATCTCGACGGGCAGAGCTTGATCGAGATGAGCGACGCTTTCGACGCGCCGGTCGGTACGATCAAGCGGCGTCTGCACGTCGCTCGCAAGCGACTGGCCAAGGAGCTGGATGTTTTGCAGGCGGTTTGA
- a CDS encoding SAM hydrolase/SAM-dependent halogenase family protein has translation MSIITLLTDFGVSSPYVAQIKGVLATRRPESHVIDLTHSVPPQNIQAAAITLGDLAPWFPAGAVHVAVVDPGVGSDRRILAAHVGDWYFVLPDNGLISPLADRFAVKSVVALDRREFWLSPVSNTFHGRDVMAPVAAAIASGIPLEELGESVDDWHRVHIPRPRVMSKSIQGEVICVDSFGNLITNISADDVHGDDVFRVGDRVVNGLVRSYSDRTAGQMVALIGSSGRLEFAVVDGNAAVQLGAGQGTAVEVDLVGETQQVGDLQ, from the coding sequence ATGTCGATCATCACTCTTCTAACCGACTTTGGTGTCTCGAGTCCCTACGTGGCTCAGATCAAAGGCGTTTTGGCGACTCGCCGGCCCGAGTCGCACGTGATTGATCTAACGCATTCGGTCCCGCCGCAGAATATTCAAGCCGCTGCGATCACGCTGGGTGATCTCGCTCCCTGGTTTCCGGCCGGAGCGGTTCATGTCGCGGTCGTCGACCCCGGCGTCGGCAGCGACCGCCGGATCTTGGCCGCCCATGTTGGTGACTGGTATTTTGTCTTGCCCGACAACGGGCTGATCTCACCGTTGGCCGACCGCTTCGCAGTCAAAAGCGTGGTCGCGTTGGATCGCCGTGAATTTTGGCTCTCTCCGGTTAGCAATACGTTCCATGGACGCGACGTGATGGCGCCGGTCGCTGCCGCAATCGCCAGCGGGATTCCGTTGGAGGAGCTCGGGGAATCGGTCGACGATTGGCATCGGGTTCACATCCCGCGGCCGCGCGTGATGTCGAAGTCGATTCAGGGCGAGGTGATCTGTGTCGATTCGTTTGGCAATCTGATCACCAACATCTCCGCCGACGATGTGCATGGCGACGATGTGTTCCGGGTCGGCGATCGCGTTGTCAACGGCTTGGTCCGCAGCTATTCCGATCGCACCGCGGGTCAGATGGTGGCGCTGATCGGATCGTCGGGGCGGCTGGAGTTTGCTGTCGTCGATGGCAACGCTGCGGTGCAGCTTGGGGCAGGGCAGGGGACTGCGGTAGAGGTCGACTTGGTGGGCGAGACGCAGCAGGTCGGGGACTTGCAGTGA
- the rpmB gene encoding 50S ribosomal protein L28: MARQCEVCGKRVQMGNRIETRGKAKYLGGVGTKITGISRRKFVPNLQRVKVSLTTGENKSIRCCTQCIRSGSIRKVVKVKPFELESKTKK, encoded by the coding sequence ATGGCACGCCAGTGTGAAGTTTGTGGCAAGCGGGTCCAAATGGGCAACCGCATTGAAACCCGCGGTAAGGCAAAGTATTTGGGAGGCGTTGGTACCAAGATCACTGGTATCTCGCGTCGCAAATTTGTTCCCAACCTGCAACGCGTCAAAGTTTCGTTGACGACCGGCGAAAACAAGTCGATCCGCTGCTGCACCCAGTGCATCCGCAGCGGCTCGATCCGCAAGGTTGTCAAAGTGAAGCCGTTTGAGCTTGAGAGCAAGACCAAGAAATAG